The following are encoded in a window of Zingiber officinale cultivar Zhangliang unplaced genomic scaffold, Zo_v1.1 ctg42, whole genome shotgun sequence genomic DNA:
- the LOC122037444 gene encoding putative disease resistance protein RGA3: protein MGKTALAQEVFDHFKNVKKEHFDIKIWVCDSLPDLNSSNLTKKILEYSTGRSESGPLELIPEKLKEKLHSKRFLLVLDDAWDDKNQREWEKLCAPLLYGQKGSWVLLTTRSKSVANMVAREIKGTMMPMMLQGLSEDECLSLLYEHAFAGQDPNGFPLLKEIGREIVKKLKGVPLLAKSIGGALNSKLEADHWTNILRSELWKRSQDSTYNFIPVLTLSYVMLPPRLKRCFAYCSIFPQDYKFNK from the coding sequence ATGGGGAAAACTGCACTCGCTCAAGAAGTCTTTGATCATTTTAAAAATGTGAAAAAGGAACACTTCGACATCAAAATCTGGGTATGTGACTCCTTACCTGATCTCAATTCATCAAATCTTACGAAGAAAATTCTAGAGTATTCAACTGGCAGATCTGAATCTGGGCCATTGGAATTAATACCAGAGAAACTCAAGGAAAAATTACATTCCAAAAGATTTTTACTTGTCCTAGATGATGCTTGGGATGACAAAAATCAGAGAGAGTGGGAGAAACTATGTGCTCCATTGTTATATGGCCAAAAGGGTAGTTGGGTACTATTAACAACTAGATCAAAATCAGTTGCAAATATGGTTGCAAGAGAAATCAAAGGTACAATGATGCCAATGATGTTGCAAGGATTGTCAGAGGATGAATGTCTTTCACTCCTATACGAGCATGCATTTGCTGGTCAAGACCCAAATGGATTTCCACTGCTTAAAGAAATTGGCAGAGAAATAGTAAAGAAATTGAAAGGTGTACCTCTTCTAGCAAAGTCAATTGGAGGAGCGTTGAATAGTAAACTAGAAGCAGATCACTGGACAAACATTTTAAGAAGTGAATTATGGAAAAGGTCACAAGATTCAACATACAATTTCATTCCAGTTCTAACCCTGAGTTACGTGATGCTTCCACCACGCTTGAAGCGGTGCTTTGCCTACTGCAGTATATTCCCTCAAGATTACAAATTTAACAAGTAA